From Agrobacterium tumefaciens, a single genomic window includes:
- a CDS encoding alpha-glucosidase/alpha-galactosidase — protein MSFKIAIIGAGSVGFTKKLFTDLLCVPEFRDIEVALTDVSQHNLDMIKAILDKIVEANALPVKITAHTERRKALEGAKYIISCVRVGGLEAYADDIRIPLKYGIDQCVGDTICAGGILYGQRNIPVILDFCKDIREVAAPGAKFLNYANPMAMNTWAAIEYGKVDTVGLCHGVQHGAEQIAEILGAKSVSELDYICSGINHQTWFIDLRLNGRKIEKDELVAAFEAHTVFSQQEKLRIDVLKRFGVYSTESNGHLSEYLPWYRKRPDEIARWIDMSDWIHGETGGYLRHSTETRNWFETEFPQFLASAAKPIDPAKRSNEHASHILEALETGRVYRGHFNVKNNGVISNLPSDAIIESPGFVDRFGINMVSGITIPEACAATCLASINVQRMSVHAAISGDIDLLKLAVLHDPLVGAVATPEEVWQMVDEMVVAQARWLPQYAHAVPAAKERLAKSSVKTRDWAGAARRNVRSIEELRAEKSALKKAV, from the coding sequence ATGAGTTTCAAAATCGCTATAATTGGTGCCGGCAGCGTTGGTTTCACGAAAAAGCTGTTCACGGACCTGTTGTGCGTTCCAGAGTTTCGCGACATCGAAGTCGCGCTGACCGATGTCAGCCAGCACAATCTCGACATGATCAAGGCAATTCTCGACAAGATCGTCGAGGCGAATGCGCTGCCCGTGAAGATCACCGCGCATACCGAGCGCAGAAAAGCTCTCGAGGGAGCTAAATACATCATCAGCTGCGTTCGTGTCGGTGGGCTTGAAGCCTATGCAGACGATATCCGCATTCCACTGAAATATGGCATCGACCAGTGCGTCGGAGACACCATCTGCGCCGGAGGGATTCTTTACGGCCAGCGCAACATCCCGGTCATACTCGACTTCTGCAAGGACATCCGCGAGGTTGCTGCACCCGGTGCGAAATTCCTCAATTACGCTAACCCCATGGCCATGAACACCTGGGCGGCGATTGAATACGGCAAGGTCGATACTGTCGGGCTTTGCCATGGCGTTCAGCATGGTGCTGAACAGATTGCAGAGATACTCGGCGCCAAATCCGTGTCCGAGCTTGATTACATCTGCTCGGGTATCAACCATCAGACGTGGTTCATCGATCTCAGGCTGAACGGGCGAAAGATTGAAAAAGATGAGCTCGTTGCGGCCTTCGAGGCTCACACGGTCTTCTCGCAGCAGGAAAAGCTGCGTATCGACGTCTTGAAGCGTTTTGGCGTCTATTCGACCGAAAGCAACGGCCATCTTTCCGAATATCTTCCCTGGTATCGCAAGCGTCCTGATGAAATCGCCCGCTGGATCGACATGTCGGATTGGATCCATGGCGAGACAGGCGGATATCTGCGCCACTCGACGGAAACCCGAAACTGGTTTGAGACGGAGTTTCCGCAGTTTCTTGCCTCGGCAGCAAAGCCGATCGATCCGGCCAAGCGCTCGAACGAGCATGCAAGTCATATTCTCGAGGCTCTCGAGACAGGCCGCGTCTACCGGGGTCATTTCAACGTCAAGAACAATGGCGTCATCAGCAATCTGCCGTCTGACGCGATTATCGAATCGCCCGGCTTCGTTGATCGTTTCGGGATCAACATGGTCTCCGGAATTACGATACCGGAAGCGTGCGCTGCGACTTGCCTTGCATCCATCAACGTTCAGCGCATGTCGGTCCATGCGGCAATCAGTGGCGACATCGATCTTTTGAAGCTCGCCGTCCTGCACGATCCGCTGGTCGGTGCTGTCGCAACGCCGGAGGAAGTCTGGCAGATGGTGGACGAGATGGTGGTCGCGCAGGCGCGCTGGCTTCCTCAATATGCGCACGCCGTACCGGCCGCCAAAGAACGTCTTGCCAAATCCAGCGTCAAGACCCGCGACTGGGCAGGTGCGGCCCGCCGCAATGTCCGCTCCATTGAGGAGTTGAGAGCCGAAAAGTCGGCGCTGAAGAAAGCTGTCTGA
- a CDS encoding AraC family transcriptional regulator, translating into MGNFVLQDLIDQGPGMRTVSLPRGRQTLHTMPTSSGYEIRRDRGYDWDGRKRGQTPFTVLQHSIAGQGNLRYENRVYTVKPGETLLLLIPHNHRYWLEDGREWEFFWISMNGEEALRIHRNILAVTGPILKLQASTIDHLASCCSRLVNGAETPGAASAVAYEAAMILYDDVFGSHPSFSGEYRTMQQVLSYIDSHLGDRLSVGDLAAVAGLSRAHFSRIFAASEGMPPAEFVLARRLRRAAKLLTTAETMPIKEVSVLCGFDDPNYFSKVFRRLYGTNPSDFRTTGMYASIRHT; encoded by the coding sequence ATGGGTAATTTTGTGCTGCAGGATTTGATCGACCAAGGACCCGGTATGCGCACGGTCTCGCTACCGCGCGGGCGCCAGACATTGCACACCATGCCGACGAGCAGTGGTTATGAAATCCGTCGTGACCGTGGCTACGACTGGGACGGTCGCAAACGCGGACAGACGCCCTTTACCGTTCTCCAGCACTCCATCGCCGGACAGGGTAATTTGCGCTACGAGAACCGTGTCTACACCGTCAAGCCGGGTGAGACGCTGCTGCTCCTGATCCCCCACAATCATCGTTACTGGCTGGAAGATGGGCGGGAGTGGGAGTTCTTCTGGATTTCGATGAATGGCGAGGAGGCCTTGCGCATTCATCGCAACATTCTCGCCGTCACAGGGCCGATCCTCAAGTTGCAGGCATCGACGATCGACCATCTTGCCTCATGCTGCTCTCGGCTCGTCAATGGTGCGGAAACTCCCGGCGCTGCGTCCGCTGTCGCCTATGAGGCGGCAATGATCCTCTATGATGACGTCTTCGGCTCTCACCCTTCCTTCAGTGGTGAATACCGCACGATGCAGCAGGTCCTAAGCTATATAGACAGCCATCTCGGCGACCGTCTGTCGGTCGGCGATCTTGCGGCAGTCGCCGGCCTCAGCCGAGCGCATTTTTCACGGATCTTTGCCGCAAGCGAAGGCATGCCTCCTGCAGAATTCGTCCTCGCGCGGCGTCTCAGGCGCGCTGCAAAACTGTTGACGACGGCTGAGACGATGCCGATCAAGGAAGTCTCTGTGCTATGCGGCTTTGACGATCCCAACTATTTTTCGAAAGTCTTCAGACGCCTTTACGGAACCAACCCAAGCGATTTCCGCACGACTGGCATGTATGCGAGCATCAGACACACGTGA
- a CDS encoding DMT family transporter, giving the protein MTLVAGGMTALVKAQGATYPAFQLVFIRAVIGLLFILPLIWRHRGEMLSVKYPLRNLFRIACNAIALTSNFLAITMLPLATVNAVGFSRPLVTMAMAVVFLGEYVSRIRWAGAIMAFMGVLVVIAPGTADFNAGVLVVLVSVIFGALAIIQTRALREENTTVMMVFYTVGLAAITAVPALWTWQPVLAFDWLPLLAIGFLAQLGQYCFLRAYRMADASLLAPVGYLSLLFTTAVGYFIFGEVPEARVGAGVAIILVSLQVAALFERRAKRRGRA; this is encoded by the coding sequence ATGACACTGGTGGCGGGCGGAATGACGGCCCTCGTCAAGGCGCAAGGTGCGACCTATCCGGCGTTTCAGCTCGTCTTTATTCGTGCAGTGATCGGCCTTTTGTTCATCCTGCCGTTGATTTGGCGTCACCGGGGGGAAATGCTGAGTGTTAAATATCCGCTCCGCAATCTATTCCGCATCGCTTGCAACGCGATCGCGCTGACGAGCAATTTTCTTGCGATCACCATGTTGCCCCTCGCGACGGTCAATGCAGTCGGCTTTTCCAGGCCGTTGGTGACGATGGCAATGGCAGTCGTGTTTCTCGGCGAATATGTCAGCCGCATTCGCTGGGCGGGGGCGATCATGGCGTTTATGGGCGTTCTTGTTGTCATTGCGCCGGGGACAGCGGATTTCAACGCTGGCGTCCTGGTCGTTCTCGTTTCGGTCATCTTCGGAGCGCTGGCGATCATTCAGACCCGTGCGCTGCGCGAGGAAAACACCACTGTCATGATGGTCTTCTACACGGTCGGTCTCGCCGCCATCACAGCGGTCCCGGCGTTGTGGACGTGGCAACCGGTTCTAGCCTTCGATTGGTTGCCGCTCTTGGCAATCGGCTTTCTCGCACAGCTCGGGCAATATTGCTTCCTTCGAGCCTATCGCATGGCGGACGCAAGCCTCCTTGCGCCGGTCGGCTATCTCTCGCTGCTTTTTACGACAGCGGTCGGTTATTTCATATTTGGGGAAGTGCCAGAGGCACGTGTAGGCGCCGGCGTTGCGATCATACTTGTCTCACTCCAGGTCGCCGCCCTGTTTGAAAGACGCGCGAAACGGCGCGGTCGAGCGTAA
- a CDS encoding PIG-L family deacetylase — MLNSRERIERQMADPWFVRMHRRLSALKSVATVMHTGAHPDDEQNGLLAYLRMELGMRVIIACSTRGEGGQNALGPERLGALGVIRSRELEEAARVIDADVHWLGHGPADLIHDFGFSKDGDRTFDRWGETRIVERLVRAYRKERPDIVIPTFLDVPGQHGHHRAMTRAAKTAISLAADTSAFPEHFSEGLTPWKVAKFYLPAWSGGGDTYDDEVPPPETTLVIAAEGKEQATGAQYDRIGEWSRFYHASQGMGHWPKDPQVFWQLHLETSENGDRKEATIADNLPASLLDLAEHPGLDPDLVKALGEADEAIASAISAFPARQLIEASLLEAAALLQHVDETAGQEFRDLHGHRIVRKRAQLDAAILTAIDIFERAYVEPAEIRPGGQAFLHVEFSASPSTYEVDVTPVLPSGVSSSVETLGQATVFSLLAEKDVPVSGLYQPVWNAMGGNGHASVRVSAKIGARTVTASFDLEEPFFVSPALSLTLAPDALLVPLGASAPQLGFKALARGDETALSFKATDGWKVRKSGDDWVAERTREAVAGLVSLDARTGSHAAFQVTPIAYPHIGRARFLAPSKLRILSLDMKLPAGARVGYVGGGADNVGSWLGRMGLDVTELDAQALSGDLTSYTTIVVGIFAFGIRSDLAAATAKLHRFVEQGGHLVTLYHRPSDGWDPQSTPVRRLEIGKPSLRWRVTDPHAEVTVLAPDHPLLAGPNVISDEDWAGWDKERGLYFAARWDDAYEPLLAMHDVNEQPLKGALISGRFGKGRHTHTSLVLHHQMDKLVPGAFRLMANLVQPA, encoded by the coding sequence ATGCTGAACTCACGAGAGCGCATCGAACGGCAGATGGCCGACCCATGGTTTGTGCGCATGCACCGGCGGCTGAGTGCCCTGAAATCGGTCGCGACGGTGATGCACACCGGTGCGCATCCCGATGATGAGCAGAACGGGTTGCTTGCCTATCTCAGGATGGAGCTGGGCATGCGGGTTATTATCGCCTGCTCGACGCGCGGCGAAGGTGGCCAGAATGCTCTGGGGCCAGAACGCCTCGGTGCTCTTGGCGTCATACGGTCCCGTGAGCTAGAGGAGGCCGCTCGCGTCATCGACGCCGACGTCCACTGGCTCGGGCATGGACCAGCCGACCTCATTCATGATTTCGGTTTCTCCAAGGATGGCGACCGGACGTTTGACCGGTGGGGAGAAACGCGCATCGTTGAACGGCTCGTCCGTGCCTATCGCAAGGAACGTCCCGATATCGTCATTCCAACCTTCCTCGATGTACCAGGCCAGCATGGCCATCACCGCGCCATGACACGCGCTGCCAAGACTGCGATCTCTCTGGCTGCTGATACATCGGCCTTTCCGGAGCATTTTTCTGAAGGGCTGACACCGTGGAAAGTGGCAAAGTTTTACCTGCCTGCCTGGTCGGGCGGTGGCGATACCTATGACGATGAGGTTCCTCCACCCGAAACGACGCTCGTCATCGCCGCAGAGGGAAAAGAACAGGCAACTGGTGCGCAATATGACCGTATCGGTGAATGGTCCAGGTTTTATCATGCCTCGCAGGGGATGGGTCACTGGCCAAAGGATCCGCAGGTGTTTTGGCAGTTGCACCTTGAGACAAGCGAGAACGGTGATCGCAAAGAGGCAACCATTGCCGACAATCTTCCAGCGTCACTCTTGGACCTCGCGGAGCATCCGGGACTTGATCCCGATCTGGTGAAGGCATTGGGTGAAGCCGATGAGGCAATTGCCAGCGCGATTTCGGCCTTCCCGGCGAGGCAATTAATCGAGGCGTCACTTCTTGAGGCCGCGGCCCTCCTGCAACATGTCGACGAAACGGCAGGACAGGAATTCCGTGACCTTCACGGGCATCGGATCGTCCGTAAACGCGCGCAGCTCGACGCAGCGATCCTGACAGCAATCGATATTTTTGAGCGCGCCTATGTGGAGCCAGCCGAGATAAGGCCGGGCGGACAAGCTTTCTTGCACGTCGAATTTTCGGCGTCACCCTCCACATACGAGGTCGATGTCACGCCTGTTCTTCCATCCGGCGTCTCATCCTCCGTCGAAACGCTCGGTCAGGCCACGGTATTCTCGTTGCTGGCCGAAAAGGATGTACCCGTTTCAGGGCTCTACCAGCCGGTCTGGAATGCGATGGGTGGCAATGGTCATGCGTCTGTTCGGGTGTCAGCGAAGATCGGGGCGCGGACCGTGACAGCGAGCTTCGATCTCGAGGAGCCGTTCTTTGTCTCTCCCGCGCTTTCGCTGACACTTGCGCCCGACGCGCTCCTTGTTCCTCTTGGCGCTTCGGCACCACAGTTGGGTTTCAAGGCGCTCGCACGGGGCGACGAGACGGCTCTTTCCTTCAAGGCCACGGACGGATGGAAAGTGCGCAAATCAGGCGACGACTGGGTTGCAGAGCGCACACGAGAAGCTGTTGCCGGGCTTGTTTCACTTGATGCACGCACCGGATCCCATGCTGCGTTTCAGGTGACGCCGATTGCCTATCCTCATATTGGCCGGGCAAGGTTTCTGGCGCCGTCCAAACTCAGAATCTTATCGCTCGACATGAAGCTGCCAGCTGGAGCACGAGTGGGTTACGTCGGTGGTGGCGCAGACAACGTTGGTTCTTGGCTCGGCCGCATGGGCCTCGACGTGACTGAGCTCGATGCGCAGGCGCTCAGCGGCGATCTCACGTCCTATACGACCATAGTCGTCGGCATATTCGCCTTCGGAATTAGAAGCGATCTCGCCGCAGCAACCGCCAAGCTGCATCGATTTGTCGAACAGGGAGGGCATCTCGTCACCCTCTATCATCGGCCAAGCGATGGATGGGACCCGCAGTCGACACCCGTCAGGCGGCTTGAGATCGGAAAACCGTCGTTACGTTGGCGCGTGACGGATCCACATGCCGAGGTGACGGTACTCGCGCCGGATCATCCGTTGCTTGCGGGGCCGAACGTGATCAGTGATGAGGATTGGGCCGGATGGGACAAGGAGAGAGGCCTTTATTTTGCGGCACGGTGGGATGATGCTTATGAACCATTGCTTGCCATGCATGATGTCAACGAACAGCCTCTGAAAGGCGCGTTGATTTCGGGCCGTTTCGGCAAAGGACGCCACACGCACACCAGTCTGGTCCTCCATCACCAGATGGACAAACTGGTTCCCGGCGCATTCCGTCTGATGGCAAACCTTGTGCAGCCGGCGTGA
- a CDS encoding ROK family protein yields MTVHTLDAYPVAIGKNPERSREHNRRVVLDLVRRHGSLGRAQIAKITHLTPQAVANIVEELMGEQLLKELGRRRTGRGQPPIQFAVNPDGGATIGVEIAADHMVTVGLDLAGVLRAERVTRLKNTKPDYILKTFAAEHAAVAGALGCRLLGTGVVMPGPFEIDGMTSVGPTTLSGWVGIDARQMLSDACGQQVVVENDATAAAVGERLFGQGLSIPNFCMIYFGVGIGLGMIQEGAPYRGAFGNAGEIGHVTVSPRGRPCPSCGQRGCLEAYASAYVLKEKLQAIGIADTELDDLEALFNASNPVLMGWIDEAADHLAPIVAMLENILDPQTIIFGGALPEPVIREIITRMGSLPTSVASRRQRELPRVIHGTSGQLTAALGAAALPLFDIVTPKLETSIAATGAAQA; encoded by the coding sequence ATGACGGTGCACACGTTGGATGCCTATCCGGTCGCAATTGGCAAAAATCCCGAGCGCAGCCGCGAACATAACAGGCGAGTCGTCCTCGATCTTGTTCGCAGGCACGGCTCCCTCGGCCGCGCCCAGATTGCCAAGATCACCCATCTGACCCCGCAGGCAGTTGCCAATATTGTCGAAGAGCTGATGGGCGAACAGCTCCTGAAGGAGCTTGGACGCCGCCGCACCGGCCGTGGCCAGCCGCCGATCCAGTTTGCCGTCAATCCCGACGGCGGTGCGACGATTGGCGTTGAGATTGCCGCTGACCACATGGTCACTGTCGGGCTTGACCTGGCCGGTGTCTTGCGCGCTGAGCGCGTCACGCGCCTGAAAAACACCAAACCGGATTATATCCTCAAGACCTTTGCCGCAGAGCACGCCGCTGTCGCAGGAGCCCTGGGATGCAGGCTGCTTGGGACCGGCGTGGTCATGCCCGGGCCCTTCGAAATTGACGGGATGACCTCGGTCGGCCCGACGACCCTTTCGGGTTGGGTGGGGATCGATGCCCGGCAAATGCTCAGCGATGCGTGCGGCCAGCAGGTCGTGGTTGAAAACGACGCGACCGCAGCCGCCGTCGGCGAGCGCCTGTTCGGTCAAGGTCTCAGCATCCCGAATTTCTGCATGATCTATTTCGGGGTCGGTATCGGTCTCGGAATGATCCAGGAAGGCGCCCCTTACCGTGGTGCTTTTGGAAACGCCGGTGAAATCGGCCATGTGACCGTGTCTCCGCGTGGCAGGCCTTGCCCGTCCTGCGGACAGAGAGGCTGCCTGGAGGCCTATGCCTCGGCTTATGTGCTCAAGGAGAAATTGCAGGCCATCGGCATTGCTGATACCGAACTCGATGACCTTGAGGCGCTCTTCAATGCATCCAATCCCGTCCTGATGGGGTGGATCGATGAGGCAGCCGATCATCTCGCGCCCATCGTTGCGATGCTCGAAAACATCCTTGATCCGCAGACAATCATTTTCGGTGGCGCACTGCCGGAGCCTGTCATCCGCGAAATCATCACCCGCATGGGAAGCCTGCCGACATCGGTTGCAAGCCGCCGGCAGCGCGAATTGCCACGCGTGATCCATGGGACATCCGGGCAGTTGACGGCGGCCCTTGGCGCTGCAGCTCTGCCCCTTTTCGATATCGTCACACCGAAACTCGAGACGTCGATTGCGGCGACTGGGGCTGCACAGGCCTGA
- a CDS encoding extracellular solute-binding protein, with product MEAYMRRATLFAGLVAGFSTFAFNAAQAVEIEYWQYVFDTRVKAMDELIAEFQKANPDITVKQVTFPYADYQTRVIAANMSGNGPDVMQLFYGWLDKFAAGGILQPLPTDAFPHDKIESDFFPIVSAMKRGDDYYGLPTAVRSLALFYNKKLFTEAGLDPANPPKTLDEFVAAAEKIAKHDAAGNLTVAGSTLDMGGQDHQWWREVLIRQYGGEPYTDNDQKVTYNSEAGVQALKFYTSLQLEKKIGQAGFMDEGQAAFRAGKAGMTIDGTFRLGSFRTIKDFEWGVTELPTNDKNIRSNYASYFANGISAKTTGEELEASKKFLAYISSPEAMAIWLKTVGELPARREAALTEQNLKDPVYAPFLKGLEYAHTTLFKDEAAQRQNAIDMTNRVLLEGQSVEDSIKAAAEAEQEIIDAAKP from the coding sequence ATGGAGGCTTACATGCGCAGGGCAACTTTGTTCGCCGGCTTGGTCGCCGGTTTCAGCACATTCGCATTCAACGCAGCGCAAGCTGTCGAAATCGAATATTGGCAATATGTCTTCGACACACGCGTAAAGGCGATGGACGAGCTCATCGCAGAATTCCAGAAGGCAAATCCTGACATCACCGTCAAACAGGTGACCTTCCCATACGCCGACTATCAGACACGCGTCATTGCCGCCAACATGTCCGGCAATGGCCCTGATGTCATGCAGCTTTTCTATGGCTGGCTCGACAAGTTCGCGGCAGGCGGGATCTTGCAGCCGCTGCCAACCGATGCTTTCCCGCACGACAAGATCGAAAGCGACTTCTTCCCGATCGTCAGCGCCATGAAGCGTGGCGATGACTATTACGGCCTTCCGACAGCGGTTCGCTCGCTTGCCCTTTTCTACAACAAGAAGCTGTTCACGGAAGCAGGTCTTGATCCTGCCAACCCTCCGAAAACACTGGATGAATTTGTTGCGGCTGCAGAAAAGATCGCCAAGCACGATGCAGCAGGTAACCTCACCGTCGCAGGCTCGACGCTCGACATGGGTGGCCAGGATCACCAATGGTGGCGTGAGGTGCTGATCCGCCAATATGGTGGGGAACCCTACACCGACAACGACCAGAAGGTTACCTACAACAGCGAGGCCGGTGTTCAGGCGCTTAAATTCTACACGAGCCTGCAGCTTGAAAAGAAGATCGGTCAGGCCGGTTTCATGGATGAAGGCCAGGCCGCCTTCCGGGCCGGAAAAGCGGGAATGACGATCGACGGTACGTTCCGTCTTGGCTCCTTCCGGACCATCAAGGACTTCGAATGGGGCGTCACCGAGCTTCCCACCAACGACAAGAACATCCGCTCTAACTACGCCAGCTACTTCGCAAACGGCATCAGCGCCAAAACGACCGGCGAAGAACTGGAAGCCTCGAAGAAATTCCTCGCTTATATCTCCTCGCCCGAGGCCATGGCGATCTGGCTGAAGACCGTGGGGGAACTGCCTGCCCGACGTGAAGCGGCGTTGACCGAGCAAAACCTGAAAGACCCGGTTTATGCGCCGTTCCTGAAGGGTCTTGAATACGCGCACACCACGCTCTTCAAGGACGAGGCTGCTCAACGCCAAAACGCGATCGACATGACGAACCGCGTTTTGCTGGAGGGTCAATCGGTTGAGGATTCCATCAAGGCGGCCGCAGAGGCCGAACAGGAAATCATCGACGCGGCCAAACCCTAA
- a CDS encoding sugar ABC transporter permease, whose translation MTAIDQQGAASGRPGGSFGDRLSMRTKRLIWIWSFLAIPILFYSVIRFYPTLQAFWLSFTNWDLLRPAKFIGVANYVKLFKDPQFWKVFKNTFTYLIIGTPISLVLAFVIAFYLDRVRVLHGFIRALYFLPYLTTAAAMAWVWRWFYQPPPIGIINDVLGLIGIPQQPFIRSTDQALFSIMVTAIWAGLGFQIIIFMAGLRAIPTTFYEAARIDGLGEWAILRKITLPLLKPTTVFLVVFSSIGFLRIFDQVYNMTTNDPGGPLGSTKPLVLMIYQTAFNSYAMGYAAAQTVVLFTILLAVSLIQLWVLREKK comes from the coding sequence ATGACAGCGATCGACCAACAGGGGGCGGCATCCGGCCGCCCCGGCGGCTCCTTTGGAGATCGCCTTTCCATGCGCACCAAACGGCTTATCTGGATCTGGAGCTTCCTGGCGATCCCGATCCTGTTTTACAGCGTCATCCGCTTTTATCCGACGCTGCAGGCCTTCTGGCTGTCTTTCACCAACTGGGATCTGCTGCGGCCGGCCAAGTTCATTGGCGTTGCCAACTATGTGAAACTGTTCAAGGACCCGCAGTTCTGGAAGGTCTTCAAGAACACGTTCACCTATCTCATCATCGGCACACCGATCAGCCTGGTTCTGGCCTTTGTCATCGCCTTTTATCTTGACCGTGTCCGCGTTCTGCACGGCTTTATCCGTGCGCTCTATTTCCTTCCCTATCTGACGACAGCTGCGGCAATGGCCTGGGTCTGGCGCTGGTTTTACCAACCACCACCGATCGGCATCATCAATGACGTGCTGGGCCTTATCGGAATTCCGCAGCAGCCTTTCATCCGTTCGACTGACCAGGCTCTCTTCTCGATCATGGTGACGGCCATCTGGGCAGGTCTGGGTTTCCAGATCATCATCTTCATGGCCGGGCTGCGTGCCATTCCGACAACGTTTTATGAGGCTGCGCGCATCGACGGCCTTGGCGAGTGGGCAATCCTGCGCAAGATCACCCTGCCACTGCTCAAACCAACCACGGTCTTTCTCGTGGTATTCTCGTCGATCGGATTTTTGCGCATCTTCGACCAGGTCTACAACATGACCACCAACGACCCGGGCGGTCCGCTCGGATCAACGAAGCCGCTCGTGCTGATGATCTACCAGACGGCGTTCAACTCCTATGCGATGGGCTATGCGGCCGCACAAACGGTCGTCCTGTTCACCATTCTCCTTGCCGTATCGCTGATCCAGCTCTGGGTGCTGAGGGAAAAGAAATGA
- a CDS encoding carbohydrate ABC transporter permease: MSEAQPLSHARIRPGRIIAWTLLFIGGLIMVSPLLFMFSTSLKTADQVYDLRLIPAAPTLSNYVTVMADGRFLRWFFNSMLVAIIVTLSNCFFDSLVGYTLAKFEFRGRYFIFIAILSTLMIPTEMLVIPWYLMSSQLGWLDSYWGIMFPGMMTAFGTFLMKQFFETVPNDFIEAARVDGLNEFQIWWKVALPLVTPALSALAIFTFLGNWTAFFWPLIVTTSKELYTLPVGLSSFAVEQQIQWEMIMTGAAIATIPTLIVFIVLQRYIVRGVMLAGLKG, from the coding sequence ATGAGCGAAGCACAGCCACTTTCCCACGCCCGTATCCGTCCTGGCCGCATCATCGCATGGACGCTGCTGTTTATTGGCGGCCTGATCATGGTGTCACCGCTGCTTTTCATGTTCTCGACATCGTTGAAAACGGCAGATCAGGTCTACGACCTCAGACTTATTCCGGCTGCGCCAACGCTTTCGAACTATGTCACCGTGATGGCTGACGGACGTTTCCTTCGATGGTTCTTCAACTCGATGCTGGTTGCGATCATCGTGACCCTCTCGAACTGCTTTTTCGACAGTCTGGTTGGCTACACGCTGGCAAAATTCGAGTTCCGTGGACGCTATTTCATCTTCATTGCTATTCTTTCGACGTTGATGATCCCAACGGAGATGCTTGTTATTCCATGGTATCTGATGTCGAGCCAGCTCGGCTGGCTGGATAGCTACTGGGGCATCATGTTCCCGGGCATGATGACGGCATTCGGCACCTTCCTGATGAAGCAGTTCTTCGAGACGGTCCCGAACGATTTCATCGAGGCTGCCAGGGTCGATGGACTGAACGAATTCCAGATCTGGTGGAAGGTTGCCCTGCCTTTGGTAACACCTGCGCTCTCCGCACTTGCCATCTTCACATTCCTTGGCAACTGGACCGCGTTTTTCTGGCCGTTGATCGTCACCACCAGCAAGGAACTCTACACCTTGCCTGTCGGCCTCTCGAGCTTTGCTGTCGAGCAGCAGATCCAGTGGGAAATGATCATGACCGGGGCCGCCATTGCGACCATTCCAACATTGATCGTCTTCATCGTCCTGCAACGCTACATCGTCCGCGGTGTGATGCTGGCGGGCCTGAAAGGATAA